In Janibacter sp. CX7, a single genomic region encodes these proteins:
- a CDS encoding flavin reductase family protein — MTGLSPTTLRHTMAHFATGVTVVTTVADGHDHAMTANSVTSVSLDPPLVLVCVVKDTGWHEAVTQSGVWGISILPSAARPAASWLSTGGRPLQGQLSRVPHHRGELGVALLDDALGTLECRTSALHDAGDHTIVVGEVVTSRADARRDDPLIYYRSQYTSTR; from the coding sequence ATGACCGGGCTGTCGCCGACGACCCTGCGGCACACCATGGCCCACTTCGCGACCGGGGTGACCGTCGTGACGACGGTTGCCGACGGGCACGACCACGCGATGACCGCCAACTCGGTCACGTCGGTCTCGCTCGACCCGCCGCTCGTCCTCGTCTGCGTCGTCAAGGACACCGGCTGGCACGAGGCCGTGACACAATCCGGCGTGTGGGGGATCTCGATCCTCCCGAGCGCGGCTCGACCGGCGGCCAGCTGGCTGAGCACCGGTGGTCGGCCGCTGCAGGGACAGCTCTCGCGCGTGCCGCACCACCGCGGCGAGCTCGGCGTCGCCCTCCTGGACGACGCCCTGGGCACCCTCGAGTGCCGCACGAGCGCCCTGCACGATGCCGGCGACCACACCATCGTCGTCGGCGAGGTCGTGACGAGCCGGGCCGATGCCCGCCGAGACGACCCACTGATCTACTACCGCAGCCAGTACACGAGCACGAGGTGA
- the typA gene encoding translational GTPase TypA, with protein sequence MPLISRSDIRNVAIVAHVDHGKTTLVDKMLWQGGAFGEHDHVDERAMDSGDLEREKGITILAKNTAIHYNGPSAAAHDAPDGVTINIIDTPGHADFGGEVERGLSMVDGVVLLVDASEGPLPQTRFVLRKALAAKMPVILCINKVDRPDSRISEVVDEVYELFMDLDADEDQIEFPIVYASGKAGAASLARPADGTLPDNEDLEPLFKTIMETIPAPSYESDAPLQAHVTNLDSSNFLGRLALLRVFNGELRKGQQVTWCRHDGTTERVKITELLITEGLERKPLDTGAARPGDIIAIAGIPDIMIGDTIADADNPIPLPVITVDEPAISLTLGTNTSPLVGRGPTKGTKVTARMVKDRLDKELIGNVSLRVLPTERPDAWEVQGRGELALAILVEQMRREGFEMTVGKPQVVTREVDGKVHEPVERLTIDTPEEYLGSITQVLAARKGRMEQMTNHGTGWIRMEFLVPSRGLIGFRTEFLTETRGAGIAHHVFEGYEPWFGTITTRVSGSLVADRSGPVTAYAMVNLQERGALFVEPGTEVYEGMIVGENSRADDMDVNITKEKKLTNVRASSADNFEKVVPPRKLSLEQSLEFCREDECVEVTPDAVRIRKVELTASLRARAAARARNS encoded by the coding sequence ATGCCCCTGATCTCTCGCAGCGACATCCGCAATGTCGCCATCGTCGCCCACGTCGACCACGGCAAGACCACCCTCGTCGACAAGATGCTCTGGCAGGGGGGTGCCTTCGGCGAGCACGACCACGTCGACGAGCGGGCGATGGACTCCGGTGACCTCGAGCGGGAGAAGGGCATCACCATCCTCGCCAAGAACACGGCGATCCACTACAACGGCCCGTCGGCCGCGGCCCACGACGCCCCCGACGGCGTGACGATCAACATCATCGACACCCCCGGCCACGCCGACTTCGGTGGCGAGGTCGAGCGCGGCCTGTCGATGGTCGACGGCGTCGTCCTGCTCGTCGACGCCTCCGAGGGCCCGCTGCCGCAGACCCGCTTCGTCCTGCGCAAGGCGCTCGCCGCCAAGATGCCGGTCATCCTGTGCATCAACAAGGTCGACCGGCCCGACAGCCGGATCAGCGAGGTCGTCGACGAGGTCTACGAGCTCTTCATGGACCTCGACGCCGACGAGGACCAGATCGAGTTCCCCATCGTCTACGCCTCGGGCAAGGCCGGCGCCGCGAGCCTGGCCCGCCCCGCGGACGGCACCCTGCCGGACAACGAGGACCTCGAGCCGCTCTTCAAGACGATCATGGAGACGATCCCGGCTCCCTCCTACGAGTCGGACGCCCCGCTCCAGGCGCACGTCACCAACCTCGACTCGAGCAACTTCCTCGGCCGCCTCGCGCTGCTGCGCGTCTTCAACGGCGAGCTGCGCAAGGGCCAGCAGGTCACCTGGTGCCGCCACGACGGCACGACCGAGCGGGTCAAGATCACCGAGCTGCTCATCACCGAGGGTCTGGAGCGCAAGCCGCTCGACACCGGTGCGGCGCGCCCCGGCGACATCATCGCCATCGCGGGCATCCCCGACATCATGATCGGCGACACCATCGCCGACGCCGACAACCCGATCCCGCTGCCGGTCATCACCGTCGACGAGCCGGCCATCTCGCTGACCCTGGGCACCAACACCTCGCCCCTCGTGGGCCGCGGCCCGACGAAGGGCACGAAGGTCACCGCCCGCATGGTCAAGGACCGCCTCGACAAGGAGCTCATCGGCAACGTCTCGCTGCGCGTGCTGCCGACCGAGCGCCCCGACGCGTGGGAGGTCCAGGGCCGAGGCGAGCTCGCGCTGGCGATCCTCGTCGAGCAGATGCGCCGCGAGGGCTTCGAGATGACCGTCGGCAAGCCGCAGGTCGTCACCCGTGAGGTCGACGGCAAGGTCCACGAGCCGGTCGAGCGCCTGACGATCGACACCCCCGAGGAGTACCTCGGCTCGATCACCCAGGTCCTCGCCGCCCGCAAGGGCCGCATGGAGCAGATGACCAACCACGGCACCGGCTGGATCCGCATGGAGTTCCTCGTGCCCTCGCGCGGTCTCATCGGCTTCCGCACCGAATTCCTCACCGAGACCCGGGGCGCGGGCATCGCGCACCACGTCTTCGAGGGCTACGAGCCGTGGTTCGGCACGATCACCACCCGCGTCTCCGGGTCGCTCGTCGCCGATCGCTCCGGGCCGGTCACCGCCTACGCGATGGTCAACCTCCAGGAGCGCGGTGCCCTCTTCGTCGAGCCGGGCACCGAGGTCTACGAGGGCATGATCGTCGGCGAGAACTCGCGCGCCGACGACATGGACGTCAACATCACCAAGGAGAAGAAGCTCACCAACGTGCGCGCCTCCTCCGCGGACAACTTCGAGAAGGTCGTCCCGCCGCGCAAGCTGAGCCTCGAGCAGTCGCTCGAGTTCTGCCGCGAGGACGAGTGCGTCGAGGTCACCCCCGACGCGGTCCGCATCCGCAAGGTCGAGCTGACCGCTTCTCTGCGGGCCCGGGCGGCAGCGCGCGCCCGCAACTCCTGA
- a CDS encoding ABC transporter ATP-binding protein, with protein MSTVDIHGITVGYGSEPILHGVDLTVPTGTTTAVLGASGGGKTTLLRVIAGFLAPDAGTVRIGERIVCGEGRSVPPERRGIGYVRQDGGLFPHLDVAHNITFGMRRAARRRGDRVGELLELVGLPASTASRRPDQLSGGQQQRVALARALALSPAVVLLDEPFSSLDTALRASTREAVAAALAETAATTILVTHDQQEALSFADQVAIMRGGSFSQVGTPHEIYETPVDAREAAFLGDVVRLPGRAGSEGITCALGLLTPRADVAPGDVEVVLRPEDLSLTDSPGCPHGTVQRITYHGAHALVQVALGDGMLVAVRVTGRRAPAPGEQVPVSVDGPVLAYPGSALG; from the coding sequence ATGAGCACCGTCGACATCCACGGCATCACCGTCGGGTACGGCTCCGAGCCGATCCTGCACGGCGTCGACCTCACGGTCCCCACCGGCACGACGACCGCGGTCCTCGGCGCCTCCGGTGGCGGCAAGACGACCCTGCTGCGGGTCATCGCCGGCTTCCTCGCCCCAGACGCGGGGACCGTGCGCATCGGTGAGCGGATCGTGTGCGGCGAAGGGAGGTCCGTCCCGCCCGAGCGGCGCGGCATCGGCTACGTGCGCCAGGACGGGGGACTCTTCCCGCACCTCGACGTCGCGCACAACATCACCTTCGGCATGCGCCGCGCCGCGCGGCGCCGCGGCGACCGGGTCGGCGAGCTCCTCGAGCTCGTCGGCCTGCCCGCGAGCACCGCGAGCCGCCGGCCCGACCAGCTCTCCGGAGGGCAGCAGCAGCGCGTGGCCCTGGCCCGCGCGCTCGCCCTCTCCCCCGCCGTCGTCCTGCTCGACGAGCCCTTCTCGTCCCTCGACACGGCGCTGCGGGCGAGCACCCGTGAGGCGGTCGCCGCCGCCCTCGCCGAGACCGCGGCGACGACGATCCTCGTCACCCACGACCAGCAGGAGGCGCTCTCCTTCGCCGACCAGGTCGCGATCATGCGCGGAGGCAGCTTCAGCCAGGTCGGCACGCCGCACGAGATCTACGAGACGCCGGTCGACGCGCGCGAGGCGGCCTTCCTCGGCGACGTCGTGCGTCTGCCCGGGCGGGCCGGCTCCGAGGGCATCACCTGCGCCCTCGGGCTCCTCACCCCGCGTGCCGACGTCGCGCCCGGCGACGTCGAGGTCGTCCTGCGCCCGGAGGACCTCTCGCTCACCGACTCCCCCGGTTGCCCGCACGGCACGGTCCAGCGCATCACCTACCACGGGGCCCACGCCCTCGTGCAGGTCGCCCTGGGCGACGGCATGCTCGTCGCCGTCCGCGTCACCGGCCGCCGCGCCCCCGCGCCCGGCGAGCAGGTCCCGGTGAGCGTCGACGGCCCGGTGCTGGCCTACCCGGGCTCCGCACTCGGCTGA
- the mshB gene encoding N-acetyl-1-D-myo-inositol-2-amino-2-deoxy-alpha-D-glucopyranoside deacetylase, with product MSRAEPVLVEGRPARLLFVHAHPDDESLATGVAIAHHVAAGDEVHVLTCTLGEQGEVIPPELAHLDADHEDTLGDFRRDELRGAMTAIGARSRVLGEDPAAGRLSRWRDSGMAGTPSAHDPRAWVRSDTDEAVAAVGAVIDEIDPDVVVTYDAHGGYAHPDHIRTHEVTRAAVAARPEGSRPALFGVFTPRSWALEDREVLATLHAPAQHGWTQPTGELPPSVVDDAVVTHAIVDEVAVDRQEAALRHHRTQVTLGPSRTYALSNDIAARLPGREGFARLDLTTGQPVPAVVVGERPPLVARR from the coding sequence ATGAGCCGCGCCGAGCCCGTCCTGGTCGAAGGGCGGCCCGCGCGGCTGCTCTTCGTGCACGCCCACCCCGACGACGAGAGCCTCGCGACGGGGGTCGCCATCGCGCACCACGTCGCCGCCGGCGACGAGGTGCACGTGCTCACCTGCACCCTCGGGGAGCAGGGCGAGGTCATCCCGCCCGAGCTGGCGCACCTCGACGCCGACCACGAGGACACCCTCGGCGACTTCCGCCGCGACGAGCTGCGCGGCGCGATGACGGCCATCGGCGCCCGCAGCCGGGTGCTCGGCGAGGACCCGGCCGCCGGCCGGCTCTCGCGGTGGCGCGACTCCGGCATGGCCGGCACGCCGAGCGCGCACGACCCGCGCGCGTGGGTGCGCTCCGACACCGACGAGGCGGTCGCCGCCGTCGGCGCGGTCATCGACGAGATCGACCCCGACGTCGTCGTCACCTATGACGCCCACGGTGGCTATGCCCACCCCGACCACATCCGCACCCACGAGGTGACCCGGGCGGCCGTGGCCGCCCGGCCCGAGGGCAGCCGCCCGGCGCTCTTCGGCGTCTTCACCCCGCGCTCGTGGGCCCTGGAGGACCGCGAGGTCCTCGCCACGCTGCACGCGCCGGCCCAGCACGGCTGGACGCAGCCGACGGGGGAGCTGCCCCCTTCGGTCGTGGACGACGCGGTCGTGACCCACGCGATCGTCGACGAGGTCGCCGTGGACCGGCAGGAGGCCGCGCTGCGGCACCACCGCACCCAGGTGACGCTCGGGCCCTCGCGCACCTATGCCCTGTCCAACGACATCGCGGCGCGGCTGCCGGGGCGGGAGGGCTTCGCCCGGCTCGACCTGACGACCGGGCAGCCCGTGCCGGCCGTCGTCGTGGGGGAGCGCCCGCCGCTCGTGGCCCGCCGATGA
- a CDS encoding ABC transporter substrate-binding protein, translating to MRRSTAALVATATALALAAGAAGCTHSGGGPGPGPGTSTGGVSGPKDRLTVLSAGPLPSWDPQRITSRQTAGFASRTWMRTLTAYAPAADLAGQRTLRGDLATSSGRPSKDATTWTFSLRPGVTWQDGSAITCEDVQYGVARSFDADITSSGYALTYLDIPKKPDGTSRYPGPLAKGGTSAANRRLLERAVECRDERTVVFHLAEPVGNFGEIVSLPEFAPFKASQEGKDATHAAFSSGPYRLEDGWDPSKGGTWVRNREWSRSSDPLRRTGPRTIEHREGVEPKDAVETIVEGKDGGRTLALDPLPASLAPAVDEAGDLAQTVSVDGQLVDYLAVNVRSSALKKSSVRTALAAATHREAYTEALGAGSGTPTWSLLGTALPSAHDTVLDHGPSGDTAAAREQLREAKVRTPVKITVGYRDTEGADAAMRALEGPWEDAGFDVTLKAIPEDDYFEQIGTRKVAEDLDVVWANWGPDIPSAASVLPPLFDDRVNLSKTSVGRDYGLLADRKVDAAMDRASKQTDRGKRAKAWAEVDTDLLRDGAYIPLRQSRLTYVAGSEVTSLVGNPVHGGTPEMGLIGVSR from the coding sequence ATGAGGCGCAGCACCGCCGCCCTGGTCGCCACCGCGACCGCGCTCGCCCTCGCGGCGGGCGCGGCCGGGTGCACCCACTCCGGCGGCGGTCCCGGGCCCGGCCCGGGGACGAGCACCGGCGGCGTCAGCGGCCCGAAGGACCGCCTGACCGTGCTCTCCGCCGGTCCGCTGCCCTCGTGGGACCCGCAGCGCATCACCAGCCGTCAGACGGCGGGCTTCGCCTCGCGCACGTGGATGCGCACGCTCACCGCCTATGCCCCGGCGGCCGACCTCGCCGGTCAGCGCACCCTGCGCGGTGACCTCGCCACGAGCTCCGGCCGCCCGAGCAAGGACGCGACGACGTGGACCTTCTCCCTTCGCCCCGGGGTGACGTGGCAGGACGGCTCCGCGATCACCTGCGAGGACGTGCAGTACGGCGTCGCCCGGTCCTTCGACGCCGACATCACCTCCAGCGGCTACGCCCTGACCTACCTCGACATCCCCAAGAAGCCGGACGGCACCTCGCGCTACCCCGGACCGCTGGCGAAGGGGGGTACCTCCGCCGCCAACCGTCGGCTCCTGGAGCGAGCGGTCGAGTGCCGTGACGAGCGGACGGTCGTCTTCCACCTCGCCGAGCCGGTGGGCAACTTCGGCGAGATCGTCTCGCTGCCGGAGTTCGCCCCCTTCAAGGCCTCGCAGGAGGGCAAGGACGCGACGCACGCGGCCTTCTCCTCCGGGCCCTACCGGCTCGAGGACGGGTGGGACCCGAGCAAGGGCGGCACGTGGGTGCGCAACCGCGAGTGGTCGCGCAGCAGCGACCCGCTGCGCCGCACCGGCCCCCGGACCATCGAGCACCGCGAGGGCGTCGAGCCCAAGGACGCCGTCGAGACGATCGTCGAGGGCAAGGACGGCGGACGCACGCTCGCGCTCGACCCGCTGCCCGCATCCCTCGCCCCCGCCGTGGACGAGGCCGGCGACCTCGCGCAGACCGTCTCCGTCGACGGGCAGCTCGTCGACTACCTCGCGGTCAACGTGCGCAGCAGCGCGCTGAAGAAGTCCTCGGTGCGCACCGCACTGGCCGCCGCGACCCACCGCGAGGCCTACACCGAGGCGCTCGGCGCCGGCTCCGGCACCCCGACCTGGTCGCTGCTCGGCACCGCGCTGCCCTCCGCTCACGACACCGTGCTCGACCACGGCCCGAGCGGCGACACCGCCGCCGCTCGCGAGCAGCTGCGCGAGGCCAAGGTGCGCACCCCGGTGAAGATCACCGTCGGCTACCGCGACACGGAGGGTGCCGACGCGGCGATGCGGGCGCTCGAGGGCCCGTGGGAGGACGCGGGCTTCGACGTCACACTCAAGGCGATCCCCGAGGACGACTACTTCGAGCAGATCGGCACCCGCAAGGTCGCCGAGGACCTCGACGTCGTCTGGGCCAACTGGGGTCCTGACATCCCCTCGGCCGCCAGCGTCCTGCCGCCGCTCTTCGACGACCGGGTCAACCTGTCGAAGACCTCGGTCGGCCGCGACTACGGCCTGCTCGCCGACCGCAAGGTCGACGCCGCGATGGACCGGGCGAGCAAGCAGACCGACCGCGGCAAGCGGGCGAAGGCCTGGGCCGAGGTCGACACCGACCTCCTGCGCGACGGGGCCTACATCCCCCTTCGTCAGAGCCGACTGACCTATGTCGCCGGCTCCGAGGTCACCTCGCTCGTCGGCAACCCCGTGCACGGCGGGACGCCGGAGATGGGTCTGATCGGGGTGTCTCGATGA
- a CDS encoding VanW family protein — protein MTHDDRWSDDELVDRPRRGRGWIAGAFVLLVIAALYVAAAMYFGDKVPANTRVGGVAVGGKTPAEAQSTLEEQLADEEAEPVTLDVAGKSVELTPAEAGLSYDYEASVAGLTGFSLNPVDLVNHVRGGVEREVEVQVDEDALAAAVDEATDGMDKKPTEGKVSLDGAKVVKTSSKPGLALERDKAVAAIADGWPAERSFEVPTTAPKPKLSQAEIDRFAKDDLTPLVSAPVKVTTTDPKGSGAAKNISFEVTAEQLAAAVSVQDSQGKLSAKVDEAKLQEMAAAAGRGSGRFRAAQDAVVTRNGRSFSVSPSSTGLELDSTGLGAKVAEAMKKSGAQRTVAATSKQTKPDFTTMEARRTLPKEQISTFTTYLPDNPVRTNNIKIAARQLNGAYVAPGETFSLNGLLGPRTAAKGYQKAGVINAGRLTEDYGGGISQLSTTLFNAVFFSGAKIEEFHPHSFYISRYPEGREATISWPDVDNRFTNDTGAGILINASVNGDEVTVSFDGRKAYDKVEANKSARRNLVQPKKITDNKKGCVPQSPAPGFSVDITRTFIKGGRTVKSSSFTTTYIPQDDVTCTNP, from the coding sequence ATGACCCACGACGACCGCTGGAGCGACGACGAGCTCGTCGACCGGCCCCGCCGGGGGCGCGGCTGGATCGCCGGCGCCTTCGTGCTGCTCGTCATCGCGGCGCTCTACGTCGCCGCGGCGATGTACTTCGGCGACAAGGTGCCGGCCAACACCCGCGTGGGCGGCGTCGCCGTCGGCGGCAAGACGCCCGCCGAGGCCCAGAGCACGCTCGAGGAGCAGCTCGCGGACGAGGAGGCCGAGCCGGTCACCCTCGACGTCGCCGGCAAGAGCGTGGAGCTCACCCCGGCCGAGGCCGGCCTGTCCTACGACTACGAGGCCTCCGTCGCCGGCCTGACCGGCTTCAGCCTCAACCCCGTCGACCTCGTCAACCACGTGCGCGGCGGCGTCGAGCGCGAGGTCGAGGTGCAGGTCGACGAGGACGCGCTCGCCGCGGCCGTGGACGAGGCCACCGACGGCATGGACAAGAAGCCGACCGAGGGCAAGGTCTCGCTCGACGGGGCCAAGGTCGTCAAGACCTCCTCGAAGCCCGGTCTGGCGCTGGAGCGGGACAAGGCCGTCGCGGCGATCGCCGACGGGTGGCCGGCCGAGCGCAGCTTCGAGGTGCCGACCACCGCGCCGAAGCCGAAGCTGAGCCAGGCGGAGATCGACCGCTTCGCCAAGGACGACCTCACGCCGCTCGTCTCCGCGCCGGTGAAGGTCACGACGACCGATCCCAAGGGGTCCGGCGCCGCGAAGAACATCTCCTTCGAGGTCACGGCCGAGCAGCTCGCCGCCGCCGTGTCCGTCCAGGACTCGCAGGGCAAGCTCTCGGCGAAGGTCGACGAGGCGAAGCTCCAGGAGATGGCGGCCGCCGCCGGCCGGGGCTCGGGTCGCTTCCGCGCGGCGCAGGACGCGGTCGTGACGCGCAACGGGCGCAGCTTCTCCGTCTCACCCTCGAGCACCGGTCTCGAGCTGGACTCCACCGGACTGGGCGCCAAGGTCGCCGAGGCGATGAAGAAGTCCGGTGCGCAGCGCACCGTGGCGGCGACGTCGAAGCAGACGAAGCCCGACTTCACGACGATGGAGGCGCGGCGCACCCTGCCCAAGGAGCAGATCTCCACCTTCACGACCTATCTGCCGGACAACCCGGTGCGCACCAACAACATCAAGATCGCCGCTCGCCAGCTCAACGGCGCCTACGTGGCGCCCGGCGAGACCTTCTCGCTCAACGGTCTGCTCGGTCCGCGCACCGCGGCCAAGGGCTACCAGAAGGCGGGCGTCATCAACGCCGGCCGCCTCACGGAGGACTACGGCGGCGGCATCTCGCAGCTGTCGACGACCCTCTTCAACGCGGTCTTCTTCTCGGGGGCGAAGATCGAGGAGTTCCACCCGCACTCCTTCTACATCTCGCGCTACCCCGAGGGCCGCGAGGCGACGATCTCCTGGCCCGACGTCGACAACCGCTTCACCAACGACACCGGCGCCGGCATCCTCATCAACGCCTCGGTCAACGGCGACGAGGTGACGGTGAGCTTCGACGGGCGCAAGGCCTACGACAAGGTCGAGGCGAACAAGAGCGCCCGTCGCAACCTCGTGCAGCCCAAGAAGATCACCGACAACAAGAAGGGCTGCGTGCCCCAGTCGCCCGCGCCCGGCTTCTCCGTCGACATCACCCGCACCTTCATCAAGGGCGGGCGCACCGTGAAGTCGTCGAGCTTCACGACGACCTACATCCCCCAGGACGACGTCACCTGCACCAACCCCTGA
- a CDS encoding iron ABC transporter permease has product MAAAVLAAAITLLPIGVVAVDAIGRTPGGLGGAADYLVRPRIGELLANTLLLIAVTVPATVVLGVGSAWLVERTDLPLAGVWRVLLGAPLAVPAFVAAYAWVSFRPGLDGLGGAALVTTAAYFPFVYLPVAAILRDLDAAPEEDARALGAGPWAAWRRTVLPRLRPAISGGALLVALHLLAEFGVLEMMRYPTFTTAILVQYQVSFSSNQGSLLALVLVLLCVTVLTLEHLVRGSARTSRVGRGVHRRAEAVRLGRWAPLACLALTAVVLVSLVVPVTLVGRWLARWAAAPAAEIAMRPSLLLTTGSTISLALAAAALTLLFALPGAWLLSRRRSGWTLLLERVTYVASSLPGVVIALALITLSVRYLPAAYQSPALLVLGYTILFIPRAMVSLRSGLAAAPPELSDAARSLGSSPAEAFRRVVLPLILPSALTGAALVAIATATELTATLLLAPTGTSTLATAFWAASDEFDYTGAAPFAAMMILLSAPLTFLMLRQSGIEE; this is encoded by the coding sequence GTGGCCGCGGCGGTCCTCGCCGCGGCCATCACCCTGCTCCCGATCGGGGTCGTCGCCGTCGACGCGATCGGGCGGACCCCCGGCGGGCTCGGCGGCGCCGCGGACTACCTCGTGCGCCCGCGCATCGGCGAGCTGCTCGCCAACACCCTCCTGCTCATCGCCGTCACCGTCCCCGCGACGGTCGTCCTCGGTGTCGGCTCCGCGTGGCTCGTCGAGCGGACCGACCTGCCCCTCGCCGGCGTGTGGCGGGTGCTCCTCGGCGCCCCGCTCGCCGTCCCGGCCTTCGTCGCCGCCTATGCCTGGGTCTCCTTCCGCCCCGGCCTCGACGGGCTGGGCGGGGCGGCGCTCGTGACGACCGCCGCGTACTTCCCCTTCGTCTACCTGCCCGTGGCGGCCATCCTGCGTGACCTCGACGCCGCCCCGGAGGAGGACGCCCGGGCGCTCGGGGCCGGACCGTGGGCTGCCTGGCGGCGCACCGTCCTGCCGCGGCTGCGCCCCGCGATCAGTGGCGGCGCGCTGCTCGTCGCGCTGCACCTGCTCGCGGAGTTCGGCGTGCTCGAGATGATGCGCTACCCGACCTTCACCACCGCGATCCTCGTGCAGTACCAGGTGAGCTTCAGCAGCAACCAGGGCAGCCTGCTCGCGCTCGTCCTCGTGCTGCTGTGCGTCACCGTCCTCACCCTCGAGCACCTGGTGCGCGGCAGCGCCCGCACCTCCCGCGTCGGCCGCGGCGTCCACCGCCGGGCCGAGGCCGTGCGCCTGGGCCGCTGGGCCCCGCTCGCCTGCCTCGCGCTGACGGCCGTCGTCCTCGTCTCCCTCGTCGTCCCCGTGACGCTCGTCGGACGCTGGCTCGCGCGCTGGGCCGCCGCCCCCGCCGCAGAGATCGCGATGCGCCCCTCCCTGCTGCTCACCACCGGCTCGACGATCTCCCTCGCGCTCGCCGCGGCCGCCCTCACCCTGCTGTTCGCCCTCCCCGGGGCCTGGCTGCTCAGCCGCCGTCGCTCCGGGTGGACGCTCCTGCTCGAGCGCGTCACCTATGTCGCCAGCTCGCTGCCCGGCGTCGTGATCGCGCTGGCGCTGATCACCCTGTCGGTGCGCTACCTCCCGGCGGCCTACCAGAGCCCCGCCCTGCTCGTGCTCGGCTACACGATCCTCTTCATCCCGCGGGCGATGGTCTCGCTGCGCTCCGGCCTGGCCGCCGCGCCCCCGGAGCTCAGCGACGCAGCGCGCTCGCTCGGCAGCAGCCCGGCCGAGGCCTTCCGCCGGGTCGTGCTGCCGCTCATCCTCCCGTCGGCCCTCACCGGAGCGGCGCTCGTGGCCATCGCGACGGCGACCGAGCTCACCGCGACCCTGCTGCTCGCGCCGACGGGCACCTCGACCCTCGCGACGGCCTTCTGGGCCGCCAGCGACGAGTTCGACTACACGGGGGCGGCCCCCTTCGCGGCGATGATGATCCTGCTGTCCGCCCCGCTGACCTTCCTGATGCTCCGACAGAGTGGGATCGAAGAATGA
- a CDS encoding iron ABC transporter substrate-binding protein codes for MTRRTLMVSALGASVLALAACGGSDGPATDPDALQIYSSQHDTLTKAWAEGFTKKTGIKTQVRAGKDSSMGHQIVQEGDASPADVFLTENSPAMTLVEEAKLLAPIDAKTLAKVPEDRRPSSGDWTSVAARSTVLVYNPDKIDAKDLPASLMDLQDPEYKDQWGAGATGADFQAIVAGMLADQGEAKTKTWLEGMKTNARIYENNIATMKAVNAGEVPMGVIYHYYWYRDQAETKEGTASTKLHYFKHEDPGAFVSLSAAGVLKNAKHADEAQQFVDYVLSKEGQQVLETSGSKEYAVATGAASDPDLPTLDSLESPDVDPFGLDSEKVTRLMTDAGLL; via the coding sequence ATGACCCGACGCACCCTCATGGTGAGCGCCCTCGGCGCCTCCGTCCTCGCCCTCGCCGCCTGCGGCGGCTCGGACGGCCCGGCGACCGACCCGGACGCGCTGCAGATCTACTCCAGCCAGCACGACACCCTCACCAAGGCCTGGGCCGAGGGCTTCACCAAGAAGACCGGCATCAAGACGCAGGTCCGCGCCGGCAAGGACTCCTCGATGGGTCACCAGATCGTCCAGGAGGGCGATGCCTCGCCCGCCGACGTCTTCCTCACCGAGAACAGCCCCGCGATGACTCTCGTCGAGGAGGCAAAGCTGCTCGCCCCCATCGACGCGAAGACGCTCGCCAAGGTGCCCGAGGACCGCCGCCCCAGCAGCGGCGACTGGACGAGCGTGGCCGCCCGGTCCACCGTCCTCGTCTACAACCCCGACAAGATCGACGCCAAGGACCTGCCGGCCTCGCTCATGGACCTGCAGGACCCGGAGTACAAGGACCAGTGGGGCGCCGGCGCGACGGGCGCCGACTTCCAGGCGATCGTCGCCGGCATGCTCGCCGACCAGGGCGAGGCGAAGACGAAGACCTGGCTCGAGGGCATGAAGACCAATGCGCGCATCTACGAGAACAACATCGCGACGATGAAGGCCGTCAACGCCGGCGAGGTCCCGATGGGCGTCATCTACCACTACTACTGGTACCGCGACCAGGCCGAGACCAAGGAGGGCACGGCCAGCACCAAGCTGCACTACTTCAAGCACGAGGACCCCGGCGCCTTCGTCAGCCTCTCCGCCGCGGGCGTGCTCAAGAACGCCAAGCACGCCGACGAGGCCCAGCAGTTCGTCGACTACGTCCTCTCGAAGGAGGGCCAGCAGGTCCTCGAGACGAGCGGCTCGAAGGAGTACGCGGTCGCCACCGGCGCCGCCTCCGACCCGGACCTGCCCACTCTCGACTCCCTCGAGTCGCCCGACGTCGACCCCTTCGGCCTCGACTCCGAGAAGGTCACCCGGCTGATGACCGATGCCGGTCTCCTCTAG